A window from Limosilactobacillus panis encodes these proteins:
- a CDS encoding FAD-dependent oxidoreductase, whose protein sequence is MAKELPSYASKLISVRPLTDDYLEILLEIPAGFTWEAGQYMRLGLPTKEVTDQKKVRALSFASLPADGHILLGTRTRQHGEPSSFKANVQTLVPGEEIQILGPLGKFTLKDEDKPLVLFASGVGITPIRALVKELHDTKSDRPVEVVYVADGFHLYQEDFEKWAADMPNLTLTLLDHGKDAVAHLTELAEQKDNEVRYYLSGSPAIVESNHDLLVNAGVDEDLVEVDKLYGY, encoded by the coding sequence ATGGCAAAAGAATTACCTAGTTACGCAAGCAAATTGATCAGCGTGCGTCCCCTGACGGACGACTACCTCGAAATCCTACTCGAAATCCCGGCTGGTTTCACCTGGGAGGCCGGCCAGTACATGCGCTTAGGCCTACCCACCAAGGAAGTGACCGACCAAAAGAAGGTCCGCGCCCTGTCCTTTGCGAGCCTACCGGCGGACGGTCACATCCTCTTAGGTACCCGGACCCGCCAGCACGGCGAACCTTCTTCGTTTAAGGCCAACGTGCAAACCCTGGTGCCGGGCGAAGAAATCCAAATCCTCGGCCCACTGGGCAAGTTTACCTTAAAGGACGAAGACAAGCCCCTCGTCCTCTTTGCCAGCGGGGTGGGGATCACCCCTATCCGCGCCCTGGTCAAGGAACTCCACGACACTAAGTCAGACCGCCCGGTAGAAGTGGTCTACGTCGCGGATGGCTTTCACCTCTACCAAGAGGACTTTGAAAAGTGGGCCGCCGACATGCCAAATCTGACCCTGACCCTCTTAGACCACGGTAAGGACGCCGTTGCCCACCTGACGGAACTGGCAGAACAAAAGGATAACGAGGTTCGTTACTACCTGTCCGGTTCACCAGCGATCGTCGAATCTAACCATGACCTCCTCGTTAACGCTGGGGTCGATGAAGACCTC